A genomic window from Quercus lobata isolate SW786 chromosome 10, ValleyOak3.0 Primary Assembly, whole genome shotgun sequence includes:
- the LOC115965159 gene encoding uncharacterized protein LOC115965159, with amino-acid sequence MGKVIKKVENCQAQLQLWDKNVFGNVHRTLARKKIELVEAEADSMAGRGNSRLQVLSDEIKKLMDLEECMWNQRSKVDWLKYGDLNTKYFHCRATERNKRNLIAGLENEFGEWVEDENCIRDILNSYFSSLFTTANPNVFEPV; translated from the coding sequence ATGGGGAAAGTCATCAAGAAGGTCGAAAATTGTCAAGCTCAGTTACAGTTGTGGGACAAAAATGTGTTTGGCAATGTTCATCGAACTTTAGCTCggaaaaaaattgagttagTAGAGGCAGAAGCTGACTCCATGGCTGGTAGAGGAAATTCTAGATTACAAGTGCTCTCTGATGAAATTAAGAAGCTCATGGACCTGGAGGAGTGTATGTGGAATCAACGATCCAAGGTTGATTGGTTGAAATATGGGGATTTGAATACGAAATATTTTCACTGCCGTGCAacagaaagaaacaaaagaaaccTTATAGCAGGTCTAGAAAATGAGTTTGGAGAATGGGTTGAAGACGAGAATTGTATTAGGGACATTCTgaattcttatttttcttcccTGTTTACAACGGCAAATCCCAATGTCTTTGAACCAGTATAA
- the LOC115965158 gene encoding uncharacterized protein At4g02000-like: MEAVAKTFRQLWRSTEGFKLRKLDDHLVLFVFKKKGDLDRVLQSEPWSFDKNLVVLQRYDQDVPVKDLKFDRAMFWVQVHDIPIRYMSREVAESICESVGVVCCSNAGVEADGGRFIWVRVSLDISLPLCYGRLITLDNGKKYWVSFKYERLPNICYWCGRLDHNNKDCALWIQSKGSLTEENRQYNQTLRASPYRPQKSVIFVPGFYDLGRVSVSLRTIR, translated from the coding sequence ATGGAAGCCGTGGCAAAAACCTTTAGGCAACTCTGGAGATCCACTGAGGGTTTTAAGTTGAGGAAACTTGATGACCATTTGGTCTTGTTTGTGTTCAAGAAAAAAGGAGACCTGGACCGGGTTCTTCAGAGTGAACCTTGGTCTTTTGATAAAAATCTAGTGGTCTTGCAACGTTATGACCAAGATGTTCCAGTTAAGGATCTAAAGTTTGATCGGGCTATGTTCTGGGTCCAAGTTCACGACATTCCGATCCGATATATGTCTAGAGAAGTTGCTGAATCTATTTGTGAGTCGGTTGGTGTTGTTTGTTGCTCAAATGCAGGGGTGGAGGCGGATGGTGGTAGATTCATATGGGTTAGAGTGAGCCTGGATATCTCCCTACCCCTTTGCTATGGACGGTTGATTACATTAGATAACGGAAAAAAGTATTGGGTTAGCTTTAAATATGAACGTCTCCCCAATATATGTTACTGGTGTGGTAGGTTGGACCATAACAATAAGGATTGTGCTCTATGGATTCAGAGCAAAGGCTCTCTTACAGAGGAGAATAGGCAATACAACCAAACGTTGAGAGCTTCTCCATATAGGCCCCAAAAGTCCGTGATTTTTGTCCCGGGTTTTTATGACCTAGGAAGAGTTTCGGTGAGCCTACGGACGATTAGGTGA